The Chryseolinea soli nucleotide sequence CAGCATGAAGATGACGTTGATCACCTGTGCGCTCACATTCTGGATCGGCACCAGGGCCGAGCGAAGTTGCAGCATGCCATACGCTTTCGCGTGTTGCACGGCGTGACCGCACTCGTGGGCTGCCACTGCGGTTGCGGCGGCATTCCTACCATGGTAAACGGCTTCGCTCAGGTTGACCGTTTTGGTAGCCGGGTTATAGTGATCCGACAACTCGCCTTGAACGCTAACCACCTGCACGTCGGTAATACCGTTGTCGGCCAGCATGAGGCGGGCCACATCGGCGCCCGTCAGGTCGCGGGTGAGATGGATTTGAGAATATTCGCGGAATTTACTTTTCAGCCGGCTGCTCACCATCCAACCGATGGCCATAAAGAAAAGACCGATTATTAAAGCTCCCATTTATCTATAGTTTTTTAGTTGCTCCAAATATATCAAGCTTTGCGCCAAACTCGAATATTATGACAAAACGGCATTTTTTATGCAGAAATGCCATGGCCCGAAGGCGGATCCCACAGCCCGCTCGCCCGCTGAAGCTTCAGCGAAGGAGGGGTTAAAACTTAAACGCCGCCATCACCAAAAAATTCGTTCCGGCCTGCGGAAAGTAATAATTCTCCCGGTACTCGGTTCCACCACCAAGATAGCCCCACGTATACCCATTCGACTGATATTTCTCATTCAAGAAATTATTCAGCAATCCGCTCAACGCGATCTCGCGCATAAACGACGGGTGGATGGTATACGTCAGCCGCAGGTCGTTAACAAAGTAGTCGTTAATGCGCCGGTTTTTATTGGATGTATTGTCCAGATATTGGGCACCCACATATTTTGAAAGCCAGGTGACCTCGACGTTCTTGAAAGGACGGTAGGAAAAACCCGAGCCCACAATCACGTTGGGAGAGAACGCAATGTCTGTGCTTTTATAGCTTCGCTTCACTTCCAGGTATTGATCGAAGTCCTGGCCATAGTCATACAGGACTTCGTTAAAGTTGCGGATCTTGTTGCGGCTCAACGTGACGTTGGCCGTCCACGAAAATTGCTGTGAAATGCGCAGCAACCCTTCCACTTCCACGCCGGTGCGATAGCTT carries:
- a CDS encoding zinc metallopeptidase, giving the protein MGALIIGLFFMAIGWMVSSRLKSKFREYSQIHLTRDLTGADVARLMLADNGITDVQVVSVQGELSDHYNPATKTVNLSEAVYHGRNAAATAVAAHECGHAVQHAKAYGMLQLRSALVPIQNVSAQVINVIFMLMIFGSYAFRGIMPWSTALLVIIACYGVFALFALVTLPVEFDASKRALAWVQARGIVNNQEYDMAKDALKWAAMTYVVAAIGALTTLFYYVMLFLGSRDR